The following coding sequences lie in one Panicum virgatum strain AP13 chromosome 6N, P.virgatum_v5, whole genome shotgun sequence genomic window:
- the LOC120680265 gene encoding engulfment and cell motility protein 3-like isoform X2, giving the protein MSSKAIKRRPCSAQTDKASEKHMEVTLPDAMTESLLGNSPPEDKSKRYEPTTRSNFWSGTRQECIRWAHLVSTFIAQSARKIVNVLSEFGSLLARFFGCSSAPQCSPNGKTVPFNLSPLQEERLRLLRQRLDVPYDCSSVKHQDALKELWRLAYPNRQVPPLKSDLWKEMGWQNSDPATDFRAGGFMSLENLIYFARNYPDSFHKLLHKADGERAEWEYPFAVAGVNISYMLVQMLDLQSGGSKVYTSSVRTRACPRRYL; this is encoded by the exons ATGTCCTCAAAAGCTATAAAAAGAAGACCTTGCAGTGCTCAAACTGATAAAGCAAGTGAAAAACATATGGAGGTGACACTACCAGATGCTATGACTGAATCTCTTCTAGGAAATTCTCCTCCAGAAGATAAATCCAAG AGATATGAACCCACTACACGGTCAAATTTCTGGAGTGGGACAAGACAGGAGTGCATTCGTTGGGCGCATCTTGTGTCAACATTTATTGCTCAATCTGCAAGAAAGATAG TAAATGTTCTTTCTGAATTCGGATCTTTGCTTGCAAGATTCTTTGGTTGCTCTTCTGCTCCCCAATGTTCACCAAATGGAAAGACAGTTCCATTCAATCTCAGTCCATTACAG GAAGAAAGATTAAGATTGTTGAGACAAAGGTTAGATGTGCCATATGATTGCTCCTCTGTCAAGCATCAG GATGCTCTGAAAGAGCTTTGGAGATTGGCTTATCCTAACCGACAAGTTCCTCCTCTAAAATCAGATCTTTGGAAGGAGATGGGCTGGCAGAACTCTGATCCTGCAACTGATTTTAG GGCAGGTGGGTTCATGTCCTTGGAGAATCTAATATACTTTGCCAGAAATTACCCA GATTCCTTTCACAAGCTGTTGCACAAGGCTGATGGTGAGAGAGCTGAGTGGGAATACCCTTTTGCTGTAGCTGGTGTGAACATATCTTATATGTTAGTGCAAATGCTGGATTTGCAATCAG GAGGTTCTAAAGTATACACGAGTTCAGTTAGAACAAGAGCTTGCCCTCGGAGGTATTTGTAG
- the LOC120678317 gene encoding homoserine dehydrogenase-like, which translates to MPTPVKSVLLGCGGVGRYLLRHIGVAIRVVGVADDVHSSGLDDALLTHLCTAKTAGSPLSSLLGLGLVLVDCSATYDTVSLLKDAVDHGCCIVLANKKPLTGAYEDFQKLVSNFRRIRFESTNFSVMGLSQNLACNAFDVMVGAGLPVIASVTRIIASGDPVSRIVGSLSGTLGYVMSELEEGKRFSEVVKTAKSLGYTEPGLADIL; encoded by the exons ATGCCGACGCCGGTGAAGTCGGTGCTgctcggctgcggcggcgtcggccgctACCTCCTCCGCCACATC GGCGTGGCCATCCGCGTGGTGggcgtcgccgacgacgtccaCTCCAGCGGCCTCGATGACGCGCTCCTCACCCACCTCTGCACCGCCAAGACCGCCGGCTCTCCCCTATCCTCCCTGCTCGGCCTAG GTCTCGTACTGGTCGACTGTTCTGCAACTTATGATACTGTCAGTCTACTCAAGGATGCTGTGGATCATGGATGCTGCATTGTATTGGCAAACAAAAAACCTCTTACCGGCGCTTAT GAGGATTTTCAAAAGTTGGTCTCCAACTTCCGTCGGATAAGATTCGAATCTACT AATTTCAGTGTTATGGGTTTATCTCAGAACCTTGCCTGTAATGCATTTGATGTTATG GTTGGAGCTGGCTTGCCTGTGATAGCTTCTGTAACCCGTATTATTGCATCTGGAGATCCAGTTTCTCGTATTGTTGGCAGTCTGAGTG GTACACTTGGGTATGTGATGAGTGAGCTGGAGGAAGGAAAGAGATTTAGTGAAGTTGTGAAAACAGCCAAGTCTCTTGGCTATACAGAACCTGGTCTTGCAGATATCTTATAG
- the LOC120680265 gene encoding ELMO domain-containing protein C-like isoform X1: protein MSSKAIKRRPCSAQTDKASEKHMEVTLPDAMTESLLGNSPPEDKSKRYEPTTRSNFWSGTRQECIRWAHLVSTFIAQSARKIVNVLSEFGSLLARFFGCSSAPQCSPNGKTVPFNLSPLQEERLRLLRQRLDVPYDCSSVKHQDALKELWRLAYPNRQVPPLKSDLWKEMGWQNSDPATDFRAGGFMSLENLIYFARNYPDSFHKLLHKADGERAEWEYPFAVAGVNISYMLVQMLDLQSGNMSTIAGAHFVRLLENDDAAFDNLFCVAFQMLDAHWLARGASYMEFNEVLKYTRVQLEQELALGGICRVENMPSFRMLKK, encoded by the exons ATGTCCTCAAAAGCTATAAAAAGAAGACCTTGCAGTGCTCAAACTGATAAAGCAAGTGAAAAACATATGGAGGTGACACTACCAGATGCTATGACTGAATCTCTTCTAGGAAATTCTCCTCCAGAAGATAAATCCAAG AGATATGAACCCACTACACGGTCAAATTTCTGGAGTGGGACAAGACAGGAGTGCATTCGTTGGGCGCATCTTGTGTCAACATTTATTGCTCAATCTGCAAGAAAGATAG TAAATGTTCTTTCTGAATTCGGATCTTTGCTTGCAAGATTCTTTGGTTGCTCTTCTGCTCCCCAATGTTCACCAAATGGAAAGACAGTTCCATTCAATCTCAGTCCATTACAG GAAGAAAGATTAAGATTGTTGAGACAAAGGTTAGATGTGCCATATGATTGCTCCTCTGTCAAGCATCAG GATGCTCTGAAAGAGCTTTGGAGATTGGCTTATCCTAACCGACAAGTTCCTCCTCTAAAATCAGATCTTTGGAAGGAGATGGGCTGGCAGAACTCTGATCCTGCAACTGATTTTAG GGCAGGTGGGTTCATGTCCTTGGAGAATCTAATATACTTTGCCAGAAATTACCCA GATTCCTTTCACAAGCTGTTGCACAAGGCTGATGGTGAGAGAGCTGAGTGGGAATACCCTTTTGCTGTAGCTGGTGTGAACATATCTTATATGTTAGTGCAAATGCTGGATTTGCAATCAG GAAATATGAGTACAATAGCTGGTGCCCACTTTGTTCGACTTCTAGAAAATGATGATGCGGCTTTCGATAACCTTTTCTGTGTAGCATTTCAAATGCTTGATGCTCATTGGCTTGCAAGGGGGGCTAGTTATATGGAATTCAAT GAGGTTCTAAAGTATACACGAGTTCAGTTAGAACAAGAGCTTGCCCTCGGAGGTATTTGTAGGGTCGAAAATATGCCATCGTTCAGAATGTTAAAAAAGTAG